The following coding sequences are from one Scomber japonicus isolate fScoJap1 chromosome 3, fScoJap1.pri, whole genome shotgun sequence window:
- the LOC128355485 gene encoding transketolase-like, with protein sequence MEDYHKPDQQTVQALRNIANRLRINSIKATTAAGSGHPTSCCSVAEIMSVLYFHTMKYRPEDPRNFNSDRFIMSKGHAAPALYSMWVETGFLKESEMLTMCQVDSTLEGHQTTRQQFVDVTTGSLGQGLGVACGMAYTGKYFDKSSYRVYCLLGDGEMSEGAVWEAMSFASYYQLDNLVAIMDINRLGQCDPAPLQHHVEKYQKRCEAFGWHAIIVDGHSVEELCKALSQPRHQPTAIIAKTIKGKGIPAAEDKLGWHAKTLPKDMAEMVMKDLQSRIMNSSKHLYPPSPVEDSPPVSLRNIRMPSAPSYKAGEKIATRKAYGMALAKLGRYNERVVALDGDTNNLTYSEIFKNEHPNRFVECYIAQQNMVGVAMGCAARDRNVAFASTLASFFTRAYDQLRMAAISESNINLCGSHCGLSTGEEGPSMMGLEDMAMFRALPTATIFYPSDGVSTEKAVELAATTKGVCYIRTSRQDSAIIYNSNEDFHVGQAKVVYQSKEDQVTVVAAGVTLHEALAAAEHLKKERISIRVIDPFTIKPLDVKTIMDHTRATRGRILTVEDHYYEGGLGEAVCSAMVNESGFSLHRLAVSHVPRSGKPHELLKIYGIDRDAIAQAVRKMLSSSTNAK encoded by the exons ATGGAGGATTACCACAAACCTGACCAGCAGACAGTGCAGGCATTGAGGAACATTGCCAACCGCCTCCGGATCAACTCCATCAAGGCTACGACTGCAGCAGGCAGTGG ACACCCCACATCATGCTGCAGTGTGGCGGAAATTATGTCTGTGCTTTACTTCCACACCATGAAGTACCGCCCTGAAGACCCAAGGAACTTTAACAGTGATCGCTTCATCATGTCCAAG GGTCATGCTGCTCCAGCCCTGTACTCCATGTGGGTTGAAACAGGCTTCCTGAAGGAGAGCGAGATGTTGACCATGTGCCAGGTGGACTCCACCCTGGAGGGCCACCAAACCACT AGGCAGCAATTTGTTGACGTAACCACTGGCTCCTTGGGACAGGGTCTTGGTGTGGCCTGTGGGATGGCTTACACCGGAAAATACTTTGACAAATCCAG TTATCGTGTGTACTGCCTCCTGGGGGATGGTGAGATGTCAGAGGGTGCTGTTTGGGAGGCCATGTCGTTTGCCTCCTACTACCAGCTTGACAACCTGGTGGCCATCATGGATATCAACCGTCTGGGCCAATGTGACCCTGCACCCCTGCAGCATCATGTAGAGAAATATCAGAAGCGCTGTGAAGCTTTTGG TTGGCATGCCATCATTGTGGATGGACACAGTGTGGAAGAGCTTTGCAAGGCTCTGAGCCAGCCGCGCCATCAACCTACTGCCATCATTGCAAAAACCATCAAGGGCAAAGGCATTCCAG CTGCAGAAGATAAGCTGGGTTGGCATGCCAAAACTCTGCCCAAAGACATGGCCGAGATGGTTATGAAGGACCTGCAGAGTCGAATCATGAACAGCAGCAAGCACCTATACCCTCCTTCTCCTGTAGAGGACTCACCTCCAGTTAGCCTGAGGAACATCAGGATGCCCAGCGCACCCAGCTACAAGGCTGGAGAGAAG ATTGCCACACGTAAGGCATACGGAATGGCGCTGGCCAAGTTGGGACGCTACAATGAACGTGTTGTGGCCCTTGATGGAGACACAAACAACCTCACCTACTCAGAGATCTTCAAGAATGAGCATCCCAACCGCTTTGTGGAGTGCTACATTGCTCAGCAGAACATG GTGGGTGTTGCAATGGGATGTGCTGCCCGTGACAGGAATGTCGCATTTGCCAGTACTCTTGCTTCCTTTTTCACCCGCGCTTACGACCAGCTTCGCATGGCAGCCATCTCAGAAAGCAACATCAACCTTTGTGGCTCCCACTGCGGCCTGTCCACTG GAGAGGAAGGCCCCTCCATGATGGGTCTAGAGGACATGGCTATGTTCAGGGCCCTTCCCACAGCAACCATTTTCTATCCTAGTGATGGTGTGTCTACAGAGAAGGCTGTGGAGCTGGCTGCAACTACAAAG GGTGTTTGCTACATCCGCACCAGCCGCCAAGACAGTGCCATCATCTATAACAGCAATGAAGACTTCCATGTTGGACAAGCTAAA GTGGTGTATCAGAGCAAGGAGGACCAGGTTACCGTGGTGGCCGCTGGAGTGACTTTGCATGAGGCTCTGGCTGCAGCTGAACATTTAAAGAAAG AGAGGATCTCTATCAGGGTCATCGACCCGTTCACAATCAAACCGCTGGATGTCAAAACCATCATGGACCACACACGTGCCACCAGGGGAAGAATCCTCACTGTGGAAGACCATTACTATGAGG GTGGCCTCGGGGAGGCAGTGTGCTCAGCAATGGTCAATGAGTCTGGCTTTAGTCTGCATCGTCTGGCCGTGTCCCATGTCCCCCGCAGTGGCAAACCGCACGAGCTCCTCAAGATCTATGGCATCGATCGTGATGCCATTGCCCAAGCCGTCCGCAAGATGCTCAGCAGCTCTACCAATGCCAAGTAA